A section of the Streptomyces sp. V3I8 genome encodes:
- a CDS encoding aldehyde dehydrogenase family protein, whose amino-acid sequence MTPGVRMYAVTDPATAEVVETYPTATDAEVTAAVDAAHSAAAWGRSSSVAERAALLRRLGDLHAEHQDELAASIVREMGKPLAEAAGEVGFCTEIYHYYADHAGQFLADEPLDVTSGPGSAVVRRSPVGVLLGIMPWNFPAYQVARFAAPNLAIGNTVVLKHAPQCPATAALLEKLFAEAGFPAGAYVNVYATDEQIADVIADPRVQGVSLTGSERAGAAVAETAGRHLKKVVLELGGSDPFLVLSTDDLDAVVDAAVAARLDNTGQACNAAKRFVVVGDLYEPFVEKFTARLLAGETGAPLSSVAAAENLGRQVDAAVAEGATLHSTGRRHGAHFPAGVLTGLTTGHTAARQELFGPVAMVFAAADEDDAVRIANDTPYGLGSYVFTTDPAQAERVADRIEAGMVFVNGVGAEGAELPFGGVKRSGFGRELGRPGIEEFVNKKLIRTVV is encoded by the coding sequence ATGACCCCTGGAGTTCGTATGTACGCCGTCACCGACCCGGCGACCGCAGAGGTCGTCGAGACCTACCCGACCGCCACCGACGCCGAGGTCACCGCCGCCGTCGACGCGGCCCATTCCGCGGCCGCCTGGGGGCGCTCCAGCTCCGTGGCCGAACGGGCCGCGTTGCTGCGCAGGCTCGGTGACCTGCACGCCGAGCACCAGGACGAACTCGCCGCGAGCATCGTCCGTGAGATGGGCAAACCGCTCGCGGAGGCGGCGGGCGAGGTCGGCTTCTGCACCGAGATCTACCACTACTACGCCGACCACGCCGGGCAGTTCCTCGCCGACGAACCGCTCGACGTCACCTCCGGACCGGGCAGCGCGGTCGTCCGGCGCAGCCCGGTGGGCGTCCTGCTCGGCATCATGCCGTGGAACTTCCCCGCCTACCAGGTCGCCCGCTTCGCCGCCCCGAACCTCGCTATCGGGAACACCGTCGTCCTCAAGCACGCCCCGCAGTGTCCCGCCACCGCCGCGCTGCTGGAGAAGCTGTTCGCCGAGGCGGGCTTCCCGGCCGGTGCGTACGTCAACGTGTACGCCACCGACGAGCAGATCGCCGACGTGATCGCCGACCCGCGCGTCCAGGGTGTGTCCCTCACGGGCTCGGAGCGGGCGGGCGCCGCCGTCGCCGAGACCGCCGGACGCCACCTCAAGAAGGTCGTCCTCGAACTCGGCGGCTCCGACCCGTTCCTCGTACTGTCCACCGACGACCTGGACGCGGTCGTCGACGCCGCCGTCGCCGCGCGGCTCGACAACACCGGCCAGGCGTGCAACGCGGCCAAGCGTTTCGTGGTCGTCGGGGACCTGTACGAGCCGTTCGTCGAGAAGTTCACGGCTCGCCTCCTCGCCGGGGAGACCGGCGCGCCCCTGTCGTCCGTGGCCGCCGCCGAGAACCTCGGCCGCCAGGTCGACGCGGCCGTCGCCGAGGGGGCGACCCTGCACAGCACCGGCCGCCGGCACGGCGCCCACTTCCCGGCCGGAGTCCTCACCGGGCTCACCACCGGGCACACCGCCGCCCGGCAGGAGCTGTTCGGGCCGGTCGCCATGGTCTTCGCGGCCGCCGACGAGGACGACGCCGTCCGCATCGCCAACGACACCCCGTACGGACTCGGCTCCTACGTCTTCACCACCGACCCGGCCCAGGCCGAGCGGGTCGCCGACCGGATCGAGGCCGGCATGGTCTTCGTCAACGGCGTCGGCGCGGAGGGCGCGGAGCTGCCCTTCGGCGGCGTCAAGCGCTCGGGCTTCGGACGTGAACTCGGCCGCCCGGGCATCGAGGAGTTCGTCAACAAGAAGCTGATCCGCACCGTGGTGTGA
- a CDS encoding SDR family NAD(P)-dependent oxidoreductase, producing the protein MSSQHQHQHQKVAVVTGASQGIGAGLVEAYRKLGHAVVATSRTIAPSDDAGVLTVRGDIADPATAERVIAAGIEQFGRIDTLVNNAGLFVAKPFTQYTADDYAAVTGVNLAGFFRITQLAVERMLVQGGGHLVNITTSLVDNANSDVPSVLASLTKGGLQSATKSLAIEYATRGIRANAVSPGTIKTPMHPVETHAALAALHPVGRLGEESDIVDAVMYLENAPFVTGEILHVDGGMSAGH; encoded by the coding sequence ATGAGTTCTCAGCACCAGCACCAGCACCAGAAGGTCGCCGTCGTGACCGGTGCTTCGCAGGGCATCGGCGCCGGTCTCGTCGAGGCCTACCGCAAGCTCGGTCACGCCGTCGTCGCCACCTCGCGCACGATCGCCCCCTCCGACGACGCGGGCGTCCTGACCGTCCGGGGCGACATCGCCGACCCCGCCACCGCCGAGCGCGTCATCGCCGCCGGCATCGAGCAGTTCGGGCGCATCGACACCCTGGTCAACAACGCGGGCCTCTTCGTCGCCAAGCCCTTCACCCAGTACACGGCGGACGACTACGCCGCGGTGACCGGCGTCAACCTGGCCGGCTTCTTCCGCATCACCCAACTGGCCGTCGAGCGCATGCTCGTCCAGGGCGGCGGCCACCTCGTCAACATCACCACCAGCCTGGTCGACAACGCGAACTCCGACGTGCCCTCCGTGCTCGCCTCGCTGACCAAGGGCGGCCTGCAGTCCGCGACCAAGTCCCTCGCCATCGAGTACGCCACACGCGGCATCCGTGCCAACGCCGTCTCACCGGGCACCATCAAGACCCCCATGCACCCCGTGGAGACGCACGCGGCACTCGCCGCCCTGCACCCGGTCGGCCGTCTCGGCGAGGAGAGCGACATCGTCGATGCGGTGATGTACCTGGAGAACGCGCCGTTCGTGACCGGCGAGATCCTGCACGTGGACGGCGGTATGAGCGCGGGCCACTGA
- a CDS encoding NtaA/DmoA family FMN-dependent monooxygenase (This protein belongs to a clade of FMN-dependent monooxygenases, within a broader family of flavin-dependent oxidoreductases, the luciferase-like monooxygenase (LMM) family, some of whose members use coenzyme F420 rather than FMN.): MTRTDPFDVPRPDAQLHFGVFFQGVNHWTIWSDPASASQIDPAGYRRVAQTAERGLFDAFFLGEGLRLREVDGRIHDLDIAGRPDALTQLAALAAVTDRIGLVSTSNTTFNEPSDLARRLSGLDLLSGGRAGWNVVTTDNAWTGANFRRGGYLDHADRYRRAEEFLTVARAIWDGWKDGAVSGSPGAPAWAAPGGVRHVRHQGAQFDVDLAPTLPRSAQGHPVIFQAGDSGEGRDFAARNADVVFSAHGNDFDDALAFADDLRRRLRAVGRPDDDLRILPGTEIIIGATEEEALEKKRWIRLQQVTPATALGIAGLLWGLDLSDRDADGPLPAEEPVVAENDGSFGSRRVNDPREVVAEWRGKAEAHGWSLRETVIALGPQRGHVGTPAGLADKFAHYVRHGAVDGFNVTPYLIPDGLDDIVDLLVPALQERGVYRTEYTGATLREHLGLREPLTHRTTADRRRAG; the protein is encoded by the coding sequence ATGACCCGTACCGATCCTTTCGACGTCCCCCGACCCGACGCACAGCTCCACTTCGGAGTCTTCTTCCAGGGAGTCAACCACTGGACGATCTGGTCGGACCCGGCCAGTGCCAGCCAGATCGACCCCGCCGGCTACCGGCGTGTCGCCCAGACCGCCGAACGCGGCCTGTTCGACGCCTTCTTCCTGGGTGAGGGGCTGAGGCTGCGCGAGGTCGACGGCCGCATCCACGACCTGGACATCGCCGGACGCCCGGACGCCCTCACCCAGCTGGCCGCGCTGGCCGCCGTCACCGACAGGATCGGCCTGGTCAGCACGTCCAACACCACCTTCAACGAGCCCTCTGATCTCGCCCGCCGCCTCTCCGGTCTCGACCTGCTCTCCGGGGGCCGCGCCGGCTGGAACGTGGTGACCACCGACAACGCCTGGACCGGTGCCAACTTCCGCCGTGGCGGGTACCTCGACCACGCCGACCGCTACCGGCGTGCCGAGGAGTTCCTCACCGTGGCCCGCGCCATCTGGGACGGCTGGAAGGACGGCGCGGTCTCCGGCTCCCCCGGCGCTCCGGCCTGGGCGGCACCCGGCGGCGTACGCCATGTCCGGCACCAGGGGGCGCAGTTCGACGTGGACCTCGCTCCCACGCTGCCGAGGAGCGCCCAGGGCCACCCGGTGATCTTCCAGGCCGGGGACTCCGGCGAGGGACGTGACTTCGCCGCACGCAACGCCGACGTCGTCTTCTCCGCGCACGGCAACGACTTCGACGACGCACTCGCCTTCGCCGACGACCTCCGGCGCCGTCTGCGCGCCGTCGGCCGACCCGACGACGATCTGCGCATCCTGCCGGGTACGGAGATCATCATCGGCGCCACCGAGGAGGAGGCGCTGGAGAAGAAGCGGTGGATCCGTCTCCAACAGGTCACTCCGGCCACCGCGTTGGGTATCGCCGGACTCCTGTGGGGCCTGGACCTGTCCGACCGTGACGCCGACGGGCCGCTGCCCGCGGAGGAGCCGGTCGTCGCGGAGAACGACGGCTCCTTCGGCTCCAGACGGGTCAACGATCCGCGCGAGGTGGTCGCCGAGTGGCGTGGAAAGGCGGAGGCACATGGCTGGTCACTGCGGGAGACCGTCATCGCGCTCGGTCCGCAGCGCGGTCACGTCGGTACGCCGGCCGGTCTCGCCGACAAGTTCGCCCACTACGTCCGGCACGGTGCCGTCGACGGTTTCAACGTCACGCCGTACCTGATCCCCGACGGCCTGGACGACATCGTCGACCTGCTCGTCCCCGCCCTCCAGGAACGGGGCGTCTACCGCACCGAGTACACGGGAGCGACCCTGCGCGAGCACCTGGGTCTGAGAGAGCCCTTGACCCACCGCACCACGGCCGACCGACGACGGGCCGGCTGA
- a CDS encoding PaaI family thioesterase, whose product MDRSRTFTWEDPSVSAGAVGGATGLDFLRDIIAGRLPGPPIASTLGFGLEEVEYGRAVFTLAPGEEHYNPIGSVHGGVYATLLDSAAGCAVQSVLPQGMAYTSLDLTLKFLRPITVDTGKVRAVGTVLNSGRRTALAQAELLDSTDRLLAHATSSCLLFPAPAGS is encoded by the coding sequence ATGGACAGGTCGCGCACATTCACGTGGGAGGACCCGTCCGTCTCGGCGGGGGCGGTCGGCGGAGCCACCGGCCTGGACTTCCTGCGTGACATCATCGCCGGCCGCCTCCCCGGACCGCCCATCGCGAGCACCCTGGGCTTCGGCCTGGAGGAGGTCGAGTACGGGCGGGCCGTCTTCACCCTGGCTCCGGGCGAGGAGCACTACAACCCCATCGGCAGCGTGCACGGCGGTGTCTACGCCACGCTCCTCGACTCGGCCGCGGGCTGCGCCGTCCAGTCGGTGCTGCCGCAGGGCATGGCGTACACCTCGCTCGACCTGACCTTGAAGTTCCTGCGCCCGATCACGGTGGACACGGGCAAGGTGCGTGCCGTCGGCACCGTCCTGAACAGCGGCCGCCGCACGGCGCTCGCCCAGGCCGAGCTCCTCGACTCCACCGACCGCCTGCTCGCCCACGCCACCAGCAGCTGCCTGCTCTTCCCCGCCCCGGCGGGGAGCTGA
- a CDS encoding erythromycin esterase family protein — MTRSKAVVIPSVLLSLGAMAVATPALADAVKDSPAAVRAPASATASPAPVPARSQDLKSVVDAIERVARPLDSTDPGGSLRDLDALGRMVGNAEVVGLGEATHGSRDFFRMKHRLLRHLVEKKGFRTFSLELPWSSGVRINEYVLYGRGDLRDIAREEFQGAYRIWNNQDYIDLIEWMRDRNRSHPKDPVRFMGNDMGYAGPESYRRVTAHVAREHPRLLKRVTELYRGLAPTTDAGTYSDRYIKLPLAERAERAERTRKVFELLRDQRPRRGDEQAHLWAVQDARAIDQMAEGLSLDVTDEAEVTKMMRMRDEVMAENVAWWNRHTGDKILLSAHNTHVSYDSFDARYPKTQGAFLHDALGKDYVSIGFSFHKGAFKAFGTDDNVMRTYRVGAAQAGSNEDILDEVRQEDYFLDMRTAPNSARAWLAEPRVTYNIGAGWPDPVTYRIALGKAHDILVHLDEVEATEYLGTP, encoded by the coding sequence ATGACGCGAAGCAAGGCAGTAGTCATTCCCTCGGTCCTCCTCTCCCTCGGCGCCATGGCGGTCGCCACTCCGGCCCTCGCGGACGCGGTGAAGGATTCACCGGCCGCGGTCCGGGCTCCGGCATCGGCCACCGCATCCCCGGCCCCGGTCCCGGCCCGGAGCCAGGATCTGAAGAGCGTGGTGGACGCGATCGAGCGCGTCGCCCGCCCGCTCGACAGCACCGATCCCGGAGGCAGCCTGCGGGACCTCGACGCACTGGGCCGCATGGTCGGAAATGCCGAGGTGGTGGGTCTGGGCGAAGCCACCCACGGTTCGCGGGACTTCTTCCGGATGAAGCACCGTCTCCTGCGCCACCTCGTCGAGAAGAAGGGCTTCCGGACCTTCTCCCTGGAGCTGCCCTGGAGCAGCGGTGTGCGGATCAACGAGTACGTCCTGTACGGCAGGGGCGACCTGCGGGACATAGCGCGTGAAGAGTTCCAGGGCGCGTACCGGATCTGGAACAACCAGGACTACATCGACCTCATCGAGTGGATGCGCGACCGCAACCGCAGCCACCCGAAGGACCCGGTGCGGTTCATGGGCAACGACATGGGCTACGCGGGGCCGGAGTCGTACAGGCGCGTGACGGCTCATGTGGCCCGCGAACACCCGCGGTTGCTGAAGCGCGTCACCGAGCTCTACCGCGGGCTGGCCCCGACCACCGACGCCGGCACGTACAGCGACCGGTACATCAAGCTGCCGCTCGCCGAGCGCGCGGAGCGGGCGGAGCGGACCCGGAAGGTGTTCGAGCTGCTGCGGGACCAGCGGCCGCGCCGCGGCGACGAGCAGGCGCACCTGTGGGCCGTGCAGGACGCGAGGGCCATCGACCAGATGGCCGAGGGCCTCTCGCTCGACGTCACCGACGAGGCCGAGGTCACGAAGATGATGAGGATGCGCGACGAGGTGATGGCCGAGAACGTGGCGTGGTGGAACAGGCACACCGGCGACAAGATCCTGCTGTCGGCGCACAACACGCATGTGTCGTACGACTCCTTCGACGCGCGGTACCCCAAGACCCAAGGGGCCTTCCTGCACGACGCGTTGGGCAAGGACTACGTCAGTATCGGCTTCAGTTTCCACAAGGGTGCCTTCAAGGCGTTCGGCACCGACGACAACGTGATGCGGACCTACCGTGTGGGTGCCGCGCAGGCGGGTTCCAACGAGGACATCCTGGACGAGGTCCGCCAGGAGGACTACTTCCTCGACATGCGCACGGCGCCGAACTCCGCGCGCGCCTGGCTGGCCGAGCCGCGTGTCACCTACAACATCGGCGCGGGGTGGCCCGACCCGGTGACGTACAGGATCGCTCTCGGCAAGGCGCACGACATCCTCGTCCACCTGGACGAGGTGGAGGCCACCGAGTACCTGGGCACCCCCTGA
- a CDS encoding GPP34 family phosphoprotein: protein MTTPRDLLISTMDVESDRPTGQGDLSLALAGAELIDLRKAGALSLDGDRIVPADHWQGDLGDGLLGEAASALNRQEPYESVEDWLWRRGRDLSATYLDALRAEGQIASPRHRWNPFGSGVTALTDTPARRHAADRWTSGEPVLAFLAAAVGLHDEPKEDVAGLVDDAVVTVLAAVNDAVRELEAVRQRRSIENAAFDNIWRGQ, encoded by the coding sequence ATGACCACACCGCGCGACCTTTTGATCAGCACCATGGATGTCGAGTCCGACCGTCCCACCGGGCAGGGCGATCTGTCGCTGGCCCTCGCCGGAGCCGAGCTGATCGATCTCCGCAAGGCCGGAGCCCTCTCCCTGGACGGCGACCGCATCGTGCCCGCCGACCACTGGCAGGGAGACCTGGGGGACGGCCTGTTGGGCGAGGCGGCGTCGGCGCTCAACCGGCAGGAGCCGTACGAGTCCGTCGAGGACTGGCTGTGGCGCCGGGGCCGGGACCTGTCCGCCACCTACCTCGACGCTCTGCGGGCGGAGGGGCAGATCGCGTCGCCACGCCACCGGTGGAACCCCTTCGGCAGCGGCGTGACGGCACTGACCGACACCCCGGCCCGACGCCACGCGGCCGACCGCTGGACGTCGGGCGAGCCCGTCCTCGCGTTCCTGGCGGCCGCCGTGGGCCTCCACGACGAGCCGAAGGAGGACGTGGCGGGCCTCGTGGACGACGCGGTCGTGACCGTACTGGCCGCCGTCAACGACGCGGTGCGGGAACTGGAAGCCGTACGGCAACGGCGCAGCATCGAGAATGCGGCCTTCGACAACATCTGGCGCGGCCAGTGA
- a CDS encoding family 16 glycoside hydrolase, with product MRARRLLTSLLTGAVLAGGLLATPAVSAAADAAAALPPQEPGVTLRVFDVQTPLSKLCTLKPGQTPNHDALKSTVDWSTTDDFGGFSDRFVSEVTGYLVVPSDGTYGLRLTSDDGSRLSIDGATVIDHDGLHGAEPKDASVQLTAGSHPLRIEHFERDGGQELRLAWQPPGASGFTTVPREALSTDAGVVRVTAPGRKECEESGDTPGDGLPLTEVRPDLTLTDLRPDGFEPQVTGMDWLPDGRLAISTWGGSDNVAGEVYLLDNVTGETSRDEVTVKKVASGLREPMGIKYVDGSLYVSQKHQLTRLVDKNHDDVTDEYRQVATWPYGGNFHEFAFGLLYRDGYFYVNLSVAIDLGGATTVPQPAPGRGTTYKVSKKTGRISPIAGGLRTPNGIGWGPEGELFATDNQGGWLPSSKLVHVKQDRFFNHYTEPSGRFDAATPTAPVLWLPQNEIANSPSTPLYVKKGQFKGQMLIGDVTYGGLQRAYLEKVKGQYQGAVFRYTQGLEAGVNRLSYGPDGSIYAGGLGADGNWGQEGKLKFGLQKLTPNGGNTFDIKTMRAVPGGFDLTYTQPVSAKTAEELAKHYKAEQWRYTPTSDYGGPKIAEEVLPVRSAELSKDKRTVKLRLDELKPGRVVHLRSPRPFTSESGESLWNTEAWYTLNAMPGKQPPAATRYEAEEARLTGVAGIATDHTGYSGSGFVARYNTEGKAGTAFDVTVKKSGTYDVNLRYSNGPNPFQGTKSLSLYANEKKLRQVKLASTGDWDTWSTQTEPVALRAGKNTLSYRFEAGDTGHVNLDLITVRPHGERLALFDGTAASQAQWQHTDGRRLEWPLAAEKSMEVCCGDIRTLDAYQDFKLHVEFRVPLLPDDVTGQNRGNSGIFIQDRYELQILDSYGDTTLDTNEAGAIYLKKAPDVNAAKAPETWQTYDIVFRAARYDDTGKKTADARLTVVWNGEKVHDDITLDGPTASGRSETPAAGPIRLQDHGNKVRFRNIRLEPLK from the coding sequence GTGCGTGCCCGAAGACTCCTCACCTCTCTGCTGACCGGAGCCGTCCTGGCCGGCGGCCTTCTCGCCACCCCCGCGGTCTCGGCCGCCGCGGACGCCGCGGCGGCCCTCCCGCCGCAGGAGCCCGGCGTCACGCTGCGCGTGTTCGACGTGCAGACGCCGCTGAGCAAGCTGTGCACCCTCAAACCCGGTCAGACGCCCAACCACGACGCGCTCAAGTCGACGGTGGACTGGTCCACGACCGATGACTTCGGCGGCTTCTCCGACCGCTTCGTCTCGGAGGTGACCGGCTATCTGGTCGTGCCGAGCGACGGCACCTACGGCCTGCGTCTCACCAGTGACGACGGTTCCCGGCTGAGCATCGACGGCGCCACCGTCATCGATCACGACGGACTCCACGGCGCGGAGCCGAAGGACGCCTCCGTCCAGCTCACCGCGGGCTCGCACCCCCTGCGCATCGAACACTTCGAGCGGGACGGCGGGCAGGAACTGCGGCTGGCCTGGCAGCCGCCGGGCGCGAGCGGTTTCACGACCGTGCCGCGCGAGGCGCTGAGCACGGACGCCGGTGTCGTCCGGGTCACGGCCCCCGGGCGCAAGGAGTGCGAGGAGAGCGGCGACACCCCCGGCGACGGCCTCCCGCTGACGGAGGTACGCCCCGACCTGACGCTCACCGACCTGCGCCCCGACGGTTTCGAACCGCAGGTCACCGGCATGGACTGGCTGCCCGACGGACGGCTGGCCATCAGCACCTGGGGCGGTTCCGACAACGTTGCCGGTGAGGTGTACCTGCTGGACAACGTCACCGGCGAGACCAGCCGGGACGAGGTCACCGTCAAGAAGGTGGCGAGCGGACTGCGCGAGCCCATGGGCATCAAGTACGTCGACGGTTCGCTGTACGTCTCGCAGAAGCACCAGCTGACCCGGCTCGTCGACAAGAACCACGACGACGTCACCGACGAGTACCGCCAGGTCGCGACCTGGCCGTACGGCGGCAACTTCCACGAGTTCGCCTTCGGCCTCCTCTACCGTGACGGCTACTTCTACGTGAACCTGTCCGTCGCCATCGACCTCGGCGGCGCGACCACGGTTCCGCAGCCGGCTCCGGGCCGCGGGACCACGTACAAGGTCAGCAAGAAGACCGGCAGGATCAGCCCGATCGCAGGAGGCCTGCGCACGCCGAACGGTATCGGCTGGGGTCCTGAGGGCGAGCTCTTCGCCACGGACAACCAGGGCGGCTGGCTGCCTTCGTCGAAGCTCGTCCACGTCAAGCAGGACCGCTTCTTCAACCACTACACCGAGCCGTCCGGCCGCTTCGACGCGGCCACCCCGACCGCGCCGGTGCTGTGGCTGCCGCAGAACGAGATAGCCAACTCGCCCTCCACACCGCTGTATGTGAAGAAGGGCCAGTTCAAGGGGCAGATGCTGATCGGCGACGTGACCTACGGCGGTCTGCAGCGCGCGTACCTGGAGAAGGTCAAGGGGCAGTACCAGGGCGCCGTCTTCCGCTACACGCAGGGCCTCGAGGCCGGCGTCAACCGCCTCAGCTACGGTCCCGACGGCTCGATCTACGCCGGTGGTCTGGGCGCCGACGGCAACTGGGGCCAGGAGGGCAAGCTCAAGTTCGGCCTGCAGAAGCTCACCCCGAACGGCGGCAACACCTTCGACATCAAGACGATGCGTGCCGTGCCGGGCGGTTTCGACCTGACCTACACGCAGCCCGTGTCCGCGAAGACGGCGGAGGAACTGGCCAAGCACTACAAGGCCGAGCAGTGGCGCTACACGCCGACCAGCGACTACGGCGGCCCGAAGATCGCCGAAGAGGTACTCCCCGTGCGGTCGGCCGAGCTGTCGAAGGACAAGCGCACCGTGAAGCTGCGGCTGGACGAACTGAAGCCCGGACGGGTCGTGCACCTGCGCTCCCCGCGGCCCTTCACCTCCGAGTCCGGTGAGTCGCTGTGGAACACCGAGGCCTGGTACACGCTCAACGCCATGCCGGGCAAGCAGCCGCCCGCCGCCACCCGGTACGAGGCCGAGGAGGCGCGTCTGACGGGTGTGGCCGGCATCGCGACGGACCACACCGGCTACTCCGGCAGCGGATTCGTCGCCCGGTACAACACGGAGGGCAAGGCCGGCACCGCCTTCGACGTCACGGTCAAGAAGTCGGGCACCTACGACGTCAACCTGCGCTACTCCAACGGCCCCAACCCGTTCCAGGGCACCAAGTCGCTCTCCCTGTACGCCAACGAGAAGAAACTGCGGCAGGTGAAGCTCGCCTCCACCGGTGACTGGGACACCTGGTCCACCCAGACCGAACCGGTGGCTCTGCGCGCGGGCAAGAACACCCTCTCCTACCGCTTCGAAGCCGGCGACACCGGCCATGTGAACCTCGACCTCATCACGGTCCGTCCGCACGGTGAGCGGCTCGCCCTCTTCGACGGCACCGCCGCCTCGCAGGCGCAGTGGCAGCACACGGACGGCCGGCGCCTGGAGTGGCCGCTCGCCGCCGAGAAGTCGATGGAGGTGTGCTGCGGCGACATCCGGACCCTCGACGCGTACCAGGACTTCAAGCTGCACGTCGAGTTCCGTGTCCCGCTGCTGCCCGACGACGTCACCGGCCAGAACCGCGGCAACAGCGGCATCTTCATCCAGGACCGCTACGAACTGCAGATCCTGGACTCCTACGGCGACACCACCCTGGACACCAACGAGGCAGGAGCCATCTACCTGAAGAAGGCGCCGGACGTGAACGCGGCCAAGGCGCCCGAGACCTGGCAGACGTACGACATCGTCTTCCGGGCCGCCCGTTACGACGACACGGGCAAGAAGACCGCGGACGCCCGGCTGACCGTGGTGTGGAACGGCGAGAAGGTGCACGACGACATCACGCTCGACGGCCCCACCGCGTCGGGCAGGTCCGAGACACCGGCGGCGGGACCGATCCGCCTGCAGGACCACGGGAACAAGGTCCGGTTCCGCAACATCAGGCTGGAACCCCTGAAGTGA
- a CDS encoding muconolactone Delta-isomerase family protein: protein MREFLVEIATTVPEGAGQDEVDRRHAAEAVRVRELAASGNWPRPEAGRARELASSRELAASSHLTRLWRPVGELRGIGVRRARDEGEPRGKALGTLPLSPWMTFTVTPLRSHPDGPGRSDDAVA, encoded by the coding sequence GTGCGCGAGTTCCTGGTGGAGATCGCCACCACCGTTCCCGAGGGCGCCGGCCAGGACGAGGTCGACCGTCGGCACGCCGCCGAAGCGGTTCGCGTCCGGGAACTGGCCGCGTCCGGGAACTGGCCGCGCCCGGAAGCTGGCCGCGCCCGGGAACTGGCCAGTTCCCGGGAGTTGGCCGCGTCCAGCCACCTGACACGGTTGTGGCGCCCGGTCGGCGAGCTGCGCGGCATCGGTGTCCGGCGTGCCCGCGACGAGGGCGAGCCGCGCGGGAAGGCGCTCGGCACGCTGCCGCTGAGTCCCTGGATGACCTTCACTGTCACCCCGCTCCGGTCCCACCCCGACGGCCCGGGCCGATCCGACGACGCCGTGGCGTAG
- a CDS encoding LysR family transcriptional regulator yields the protein MTGMELRQLRYFVAVAEELNFGRAAERLLIAGPSLSQQIKALERDLGVRLFDRDRRSVLLTPAGSALLPHTRDLLERAADLRRRAGRLSGSEPVRLGYVNWLPPDLTARTAAVAQLHIDAWIAPSHTQAARVADGSLDLAVCWVRDEDLRQRGLHARLIGADRLYAVARGDDTSDVAARDTDVLLDGDTTSWSSWNAYAELLARDTGARAVRIADGGITGPAFFDHVRRGGRPVVNSPKGQTTPLPPDLVRRPVVTPEIHWTWSLVRREDEDRPAVLALVDALCDGVGDLGIHAPDAWLPAGDPHR from the coding sequence ATGACCGGCATGGAGCTGCGCCAACTGCGGTACTTCGTCGCGGTCGCCGAGGAACTGAACTTCGGCCGGGCGGCCGAGCGTCTGCTGATCGCGGGCCCCTCCCTGTCCCAGCAGATCAAGGCACTCGAACGCGACCTGGGCGTACGGCTCTTCGACCGCGACCGGCGCTCGGTATTGCTCACCCCGGCCGGTTCGGCCCTGCTCCCGCACACCCGCGACCTGCTGGAACGCGCCGCCGACCTCCGGCGCCGCGCCGGCCGGCTGTCCGGATCGGAACCGGTACGGCTCGGCTACGTCAACTGGCTGCCGCCCGACCTGACCGCCCGCACCGCCGCGGTGGCCCAACTGCACATCGACGCGTGGATCGCGCCCTCGCACACCCAGGCCGCCCGGGTCGCCGACGGCAGCCTGGACCTCGCCGTGTGCTGGGTGCGCGACGAGGACCTGCGACAGCGCGGTCTGCACGCCCGTCTCATCGGCGCCGACCGGCTCTACGCCGTGGCGAGGGGTGACGACACCAGCGACGTCGCCGCCCGGGACACGGACGTCCTCCTCGACGGCGACACCACCTCGTGGTCGTCCTGGAACGCCTACGCCGAACTGCTGGCCCGGGACACCGGGGCGCGTGCGGTGCGCATCGCCGACGGAGGCATCACCGGACCCGCGTTCTTCGACCATGTCCGCCGCGGCGGCCGGCCGGTCGTCAACTCCCCCAAGGGGCAGACCACTCCGCTGCCGCCCGACCTGGTCCGACGCCCGGTCGTCACGCCGGAGATCCACTGGACCTGGTCCCTGGTCCGCCGCGAGGACGAGGACCGTCCGGCGGTCCTCGCCCTCGTGGACGCCCTCTGCGACGGCGTGGGCGATCTCGGCATCCACGCCCCGGACGCCTGGCTCCCGGCGGGCGACCCGCACCGCTAG